The Streptomyces sp. NBC_00335 DNA window GCCCGACCCTGATCAGCGAGATCTGGACGTACAAGCCGGGTGACACGGTGAAGCTGACCTACCTGCGCGGTGGCAAGCCGACCACGGTGGACATCACGCTCGGCTCCCGGGTCGGCGACAAGTAGCCGCCGGCCGCCGCGCACCACGCAGTCCGGCGGCGGCAGGACCAACTGGCTTGATGGTGAGGGGCCGTAGGCGCGATTGTGCCTGCGGCCCCTCCCAACGTCCGCTTATGCTTCAACCGTGTTCGATTCGCGGCACATACGGACGTTCCACGAGGTGGTCGCCTCGGGGTCCTACTCGGCCGCCGCCCGGGTCCTCGGGTACACGCAGCCCGCGATCACCCAGCAGATGAAGGCGCTCGAACGCGCCGTCGGCACACCGCTGTTCACCCGCGTGGGACGCCGCATGCAGCTCACCGAGGCCGGGGAGTCGATGGCCCGGCACGCCGAGGCCATCCTCGGCAGTCTCTCCGCGGCCGAGGCCCAGCTGAAGGCGTACGCCCGGCTGCGGACCGGCCGCGTCCGGCTGTGCGGCTTCCCCAGCGCCAACGTCACCCTGGTCCCGGAAGCCCTGAGCAGCCTGGCCAAGGAGCACCCGGGGATCCAGGTCGAGCTGCTGGAGGGGGAGCCCCCGGACTCCTTGCGCAGGCTGGAGCGGGGCGAGTGCGACATCACCCTGGCCTTCACCTACCCCGGCCTGCACGAGGAGGTCCCGGAGGAGGTCGCCGAGGTCAGGCTCATGGAGGACCAGCTGACGGTGCTGCTGCCGACCGGGCACCCGCTGGCCCGGCGGCGGGCCGTGCACCTCGCGGACCTCTCCGAGGAGCGGTGGATCGCGGGCTGTCCGCGCTGCCGGGCGAACCTGCTGCACGAATGCGCGGGGCTCGGCTTCGTGCCCGACATCCGGTTCGCCACCGACGACAACCTGGTGGTCCAGAGCCTGGTCGCACAGGGCCTGGGCGTGGCCATGATGCCCGCCCTGGTGCTGCCCTCGCTCTCGCTGAGCAAGGTGTGCGGGCGGGCCCTCCTGCCGGCCGCGCGCCGTCACATCGCCGCGCACGTGTACCGCGACCATCTGCGGGTCCCGGCGACGGCGGTGGTGCTGGAGGCGCTGAGGCAGGCGGCCTCGAACCGCGTCGGCTGCTGAGCCGGTCCGCCGGAGGGTCCTGCTCCACCCCAATCCATAAGCTGAGATTGGGATTTGGGCTCACAACTGTCGTTGGACGTGATGGGTGGGCTCCTCGACGCTCCCCTTATGACCACCACCACGCCGGCCCGCACGACCGCGAGGACGGCCGCCCTCGTCAGTGAGATCCGCACGGTCGTGGAGCGGGGGCTGGCCCCCGACCTGACCGCCTACCTCGTCGGTGAACGCCTCGCCCCGCACCTGGGGGCGCCCGGCCTGCTCACCGCCGAGCAGCGCGAGGGGCGCCCCGACCGCTACCGGCAGCACGTCCTGCACGCGGAGCCGGACGGCAGCTTCTCCGTGGTGGCCCTGGTGTGGCTGCCGGGCCAGGAGACCGCGATCCACGACCACGTCTCGTGGTGCGTGGCCGGGGTGCACGAGGGCGAGGAGAGCGAGCTCCGCTACCGCCTCGTCCCCGCCACGGCCACCACCGGCGCCCGGCTGGTGGCGACCGAGCACGTGGTCAACGGCCCCGGTGAGGTCTGCGGGTTCGCCCCTCCCGGCGACATCCACAAGGTCCGCAACTCCTGTCGCACGAAGGCGATATCCCTGCACGTCTACGGCGCCGACGTCGTACGCCTGGGCAGCAGTGTCCGCCGCGTCTACACGCTCCCGACCGACTGATGGCCCTGCTGAACCGCCCGGTGCGCGGGGCGGGATCGCCGGAGCCGGTCGATGTTTCACGTGAAACATCCTCATCGTGGCCCGGGTTGGGCCTCGCGGCCGCCGGGGTCCTGGTGGCCTGGTCCGTTCACCGGCTGGCGCCCTGGGCGCCGATGCTGACGGTGTCGGTGGTGCTCGGCATCGCAGCGGCTCACCTCCCCCGTCTACGGGGCTTCGTACGGGGCCCCGCGCGCCCGGGCCTCTCCCTGGCCGGGCGGCGCCTGATGCGGATAGGCATCGTCCTGTTGGGCCTGGCACTGGGACTGGACGAGGTGCTCCGGCTGGGCTGGGCCACCGTGGCGATGGTGGCCGCAGTGGTGGCCGCGACCTTCCTCGGCACCCTCTGGCTCGGCCGGCGGCTCGGACTCCCCGGGGACCAGCCGTTGCTGATAGCCACCGGGTACTCGATCTGCGGAGCCTCGGCCATCGGAGCCGTCAGCCAGGTATCCGGCAGCGACGAGGAGGACGTGGCCTCCTCGGTGGCCCTGGTCACCCTGTGCGGGACCCTCGCCATAGCGGTACTCCCGCTCCTGCAATCCCCGCTCGGACTCTCCGACCCCGACTTCGGCCGCTGGGTGGGCGCGAGCGTCCACGACGTCGGCCAGGTGGTGGCGACCGCGCAGACGGCCGGCCCCGGCGCCCTCGGTGAAGCGGTGCTGGTCAAGCTGATGCGTGTGGCGCTGCTGGCCCCGCTGGTCGCGGCGGTGGCCTTCTCGGTACGGGCCCGCAGGCGCGGAGCGCGCACCCTCTCGGGGCGCCGCCCGGCTCCGGTGCCGCTGTTCGTGGCCGGGTTCCTCGCCGCGGCCGCGCTGCGCGCCACCGGGGTACTGCCCGACGTAGCGCTGGAGTGGGCGCACACCGCCCAGGAACTGCTGCTGGCCGCCGCCCTGTTCGGCCTGGGCAGCGCGGTCCACCTGCCCACCCTGTCCCGTACGGGCGGCCGTGCGGCCCTCCTGGGCCTCGCGGCCTGGGTGGTGGTGGCCGGAGCCTCGTACGCGGGCGTCCTCCTCACCACCTGACGGGAGTTGGCCATTTCCTGGCCGGAACCGACCGAACGTTCCGACTGGTGACTGACATCTCGATCCCGGCGTGCCACTCTGCCCCCGATCCGCACCGACAACTCTTCATCCGGGCACGGCAGAAGGAGTCATGCGTGAATCGCCATCGGACAGCCATATCGGTCTTACTCGCGACGGGAGCCCTGCTCGCGGGTGCGTTGACGGCGGCCTCCCCCTCGGCCGCCGCGCAGCGCCCCGCCCCCGGCTCGTGGTCGGCCGAGCGGATGCGGGCCGCGACGCCGCTGGACATCACGGCCGCCCCGGGCATCGCCGCCCCGGGTGCGGCCGCCCGTACGGCGCTCACCACCGCGGAGCGCCCCACGACGATCGCCCCGACCGCCCCCGCCTCCCCCACGGCCTTCCCCCAGCCGGGCGGAGCCTGGACGTCCGGTGGCGCGGTGGTCAAAACCTCGGGCCGGGTCTTCTTCACCTTCAACGGGAAGAGCGCCTCCTGCTCCGGTGACTCGATCACCAGCGCCAACGGCAGCACGGTGATCACCGCCGGCCACTGCGTGAAGTACCAGGGCGCCTGGCACACCAACTGGATCTTCGTTCCGGGATACGACAACGGGAACGCGCCCTACGGGCAGTGGACGGCCACCAAGACCTTCGCGACCGACCAGTGGGTGGCGAGCGAGGACATGAACATGGACGTCGGCCTGGCGGTCGTCGCACCGCTGAACGGACGGACGCTCAGCCAGGCCGTCGGAGCCCAGGGCATCGTCTTCAACGGCGGCTACAACAAGAAGATGTACGCCTTCGGCTTCCCGGCGGCGGCCCCGTACGACGGCACCAAGCTCGTGTACTGCAGCGGCAACAGCGGCAAGGACTTCCTGCTGACCAAGGACCACAGCCTGCCGTGCAACATGACCGGAGGCTCCAGCGGCGGTCCCTGGTTCCAGGACTTCAACGAGGCGACCGGCCTGGGCACCCAGGTCTCGGTGAACAGCTTCGGCTACACCTTCCTGCCGAACCGGATGTTCGGCCCGTACTTCGGCAACGAGGCGAAGGCGGCCTACGACAAGGCCCAGACCGCCTGACCCCCGGCGAATCCCCAGCGCCACCCACCCCCACCGCCCGGTACTCTGTACCCGCCAGGTGGGTTGCCCGAGCGGCCTAAGGGAACGGTCTTGAAAACCGTCGTGGCGAGAGTCACCGTGGGTTCAAATCCCACACCCACCGCCAGGTCAGAGAAGTAGCAGGTCAGAGGGCGGGCATCCGAATCGGGTGCCCGCCCTCCCCGCGTGTGGGCCAGGGCCCGGGCCGCTGGCCCAGGTTCTTCAGTCCCTGGCCAGGGCGTCCGCGGAGGCCCGGGCGAAGCCTTCGGGGTTGTCGAGCATGATGTTGTGCCCGCAGTCCGGGATGGGGACGACCGCCACTCCGGCCGCCTCCAGGGCCTCGGTGCCGGGGAGGGGGCCGTCCTCGGCCGGGAGCAGGAAGGTGCGCGGGATCTTCAGCTGCAACAGCAGCTCGCGCATCGTCGGCGTCGTGCCCGCCGCCAGGTGGACGGCGCTGCGGTGCAGGGCGACGCGGCCCGCCAGACGCATCGTGGACCACCAGTGCGGGCTGACCCGGTCGCGCACCTCGGCCCAGCCGCCGGCCAGGAACTCCTGCTCGGTGTAGGCGGCGAGGCCGCTGCTGCCCGCGACGGCGGGGTCGGGCGGGGTCGGGTCCAGGTTGGCGTCGATCAGCACCAGCCGGGAGACGAGGTGGGGGTGCCGCTCGGCCAGCACGATGGCGACAGCGCCGCCCATGCTGTGCGCAATCAGCTCCGCGGGGCCGGTGCCGGCCTGCTCCAGCGCGGTGGCGAGAGCGTCGGCATGCGCCTCCAGCGTGTACGAGAAGTCCTCGGGCCGGTCGCTGTGCCCGTGCCCCAGGAGGTCGATCAGCAGGGATCGCCGCCCGGCGAGCAGCGGATGCGCGGCGCTCGCCGCGAAGTATGCGGGCGAGGTGGATCCCAGACCGTGCACGTAGATCCGCGCCGGTCCGTCTCCGGGCAGTTCGGCCCAGCGGATCTGGTCCCCGCTCGCCGTGACGACGGCACTTCGCATCCTGAGCTCCCCCAAGTCGATGTGGATCATGAGCGTACTGGCTCCCCGCGTACGAGCCGTGGAGTCAGCCGAACCAGACGACCAGCCGGACGCCCTCGTCCCCGTGCAGGCCCGCCAGGGTCCGCATGACGGACCAGACGGCGCCCCAGTCGCCGTCGGGCACGGTGTCCCGGCGACGGAGGCGGCCGATGCGGAAAAGGCGGTCGCCGTCGGGCCACTCCACGCCCTCGGGGAGGCCGCGGCCCGCACGGTGGAGGGCTCTGGGGTCGGTGATGCCGGAGAGCTCGGCGAAGCGGGTGAGGTCGGTGTTCCTGCCGTACAGCTCCCAGGTTCCGTCGGCGCCGCGGCGGTACTCGTGGACGCAGTCGTCCACCTCGTTCGAGAGCTCGTCCCAGTCCACGGCGGCCAGCTCCGCCCAGCTGATCCAGGACGAGCCCCTCGAATCCCGGCCCCAGGACTCGAAGGCGGTGCGGCTCTCCTGTGACGCGTCCGCGGGGAGCCCGCGGTAGTCGGCGAGCGGACGGAACGCGGTCGTCTCGCGCACGCCGAACAGCGACCCGAAGGCGGCATAGGAGCGGCCGTTGTAGAGGTCCGCGATGTCGGCGGCCTTGCCCCAGCTGCGGTCGTCCTCGTCCAGCCAGCGATCCCAGCGGCACTCGATGAAGCCGTAGATGTCTGTCCCCATGCGGGGAATTCTGCGCCGCCGGGCAGGCGCGGGCCAGGGATTTCCGGTGCGCCCGCCGGACCGGTGGCGGGGGTCCTGGCGGACACCCGCCACCGGTCCGGTCAGTAGTCCTAGAGGGTGATGGAGTTCGCGGCCTTCTGGATCGGCTCCATGACCTTGTTCATCATCCGTTCCTTGCCCGGCAGGCGGCCCAGGAGGGAGAGGACGGCCAGCTGGATCGAGATCTGGCGCTTGGTCCGCATGACCATGTGCTTGATGTTCGAGGGGCCGAGCTTCTGGTTCTCCTCCGCGAAGCCGCGCATCTCGCGTTCGTAGGCCGCGAAGCCGGTCGCGTGGTCGCCGCCGGCCGCCGCGAGCTCGCCCGCCAGGACGTAGGCGCCGACCAGACGCGGCGCGCACCGCTGTCGAACGCCACCTCCATGCCGTCCGCGGTCTCCGTGGCGGCGGTGATGGAGTCGCCGAAGAGGTACTCGACGCCGTCGGTTCCGTTGGTTCCGCCGGCTGCGTCGACGCTGAGGTCGTAGAGGATCCGGTTGAGGTCACCGCGCAGGATCTCCGCGTCGAGGACCCCGGCGCGGGAGACCACGTCGAGCGCGGCACCCCGGACGTCGATCTTGTAGCCGCCCTCGCGGAGGGAGGGGGCGCGCTCGACCACGGTCGGCCGGAAGCCGTGGTGGCGCAGCCAGTAGGCCAGGGCGGTGCCCGCGATGCCGGCACCCGATATCAGTACGTCTCGGTTCCGCATGGAAACCTGGTCCCCCGACCATGAGAAGAAGATCCGTCGCGCCGTGGGCGAGCATGGTGGGAGGGCTGAGTGGATGTCAACATCCGCCCGGAGATGGGGAGATGGCGATCGTTGGGCGAAGTTCCGGCCGGGTGTCACGTACGGATCCAGAGGGGTCGAATTATGCGATTAGCCCCTTTGAGTGGTGTTTGTCGGAAGAACGGCGCGGGGCGTGGAGGCGCTCCGGTTGCGCCCGCATCATGACGAATGTATTCAGATCCGCCCGTCGGAACATTCGCGAAAAGAGGGACCCGTCATGGCTCACCGCAGCACCATCACGTCGATCTGGACCACCGTCCTCGCGGCCCTCGTGGCCCTCCTCACCTCCCTCGGCTTCGGCGGCAAGGTCGCCCAGGCCGCCGCCACCCCG harbors:
- a CDS encoding LysR family transcriptional regulator encodes the protein MFDSRHIRTFHEVVASGSYSAAARVLGYTQPAITQQMKALERAVGTPLFTRVGRRMQLTEAGESMARHAEAILGSLSAAEAQLKAYARLRTGRVRLCGFPSANVTLVPEALSSLAKEHPGIQVELLEGEPPDSLRRLERGECDITLAFTYPGLHEEVPEEVAEVRLMEDQLTVLLPTGHPLARRRAVHLADLSEERWIAGCPRCRANLLHECAGLGFVPDIRFATDDNLVVQSLVAQGLGVAMMPALVLPSLSLSKVCGRALLPAARRHIAAHVYRDHLRVPATAVVLEALRQAASNRVGC
- a CDS encoding trypsin-like serine peptidase yields the protein MNRHRTAISVLLATGALLAGALTAASPSAAAQRPAPGSWSAERMRAATPLDITAAPGIAAPGAAARTALTTAERPTTIAPTAPASPTAFPQPGGAWTSGGAVVKTSGRVFFTFNGKSASCSGDSITSANGSTVITAGHCVKYQGAWHTNWIFVPGYDNGNAPYGQWTATKTFATDQWVASEDMNMDVGLAVVAPLNGRTLSQAVGAQGIVFNGGYNKKMYAFGFPAAAPYDGTKLVYCSGNSGKDFLLTKDHSLPCNMTGGSSGGPWFQDFNEATGLGTQVSVNSFGYTFLPNRMFGPYFGNEAKAAYDKAQTA
- a CDS encoding alpha/beta fold hydrolase, encoding MRSAVVTASGDQIRWAELPGDGPARIYVHGLGSTSPAYFAASAAHPLLAGRRSLLIDLLGHGHSDRPEDFSYTLEAHADALATALEQAGTGPAELIAHSMGGAVAIVLAERHPHLVSRLVLIDANLDPTPPDPAVAGSSGLAAYTEQEFLAGGWAEVRDRVSPHWWSTMRLAGRVALHRSAVHLAAGTTPTMRELLLQLKIPRTFLLPAEDGPLPGTEALEAAGVAVVPIPDCGHNIMLDNPEGFARASADALARD
- a CDS encoding YeiH family protein; amino-acid sequence: MALLNRPVRGAGSPEPVDVSRETSSSWPGLGLAAAGVLVAWSVHRLAPWAPMLTVSVVLGIAAAHLPRLRGFVRGPARPGLSLAGRRLMRIGIVLLGLALGLDEVLRLGWATVAMVAAVVAATFLGTLWLGRRLGLPGDQPLLIATGYSICGASAIGAVSQVSGSDEEDVASSVALVTLCGTLAIAVLPLLQSPLGLSDPDFGRWVGASVHDVGQVVATAQTAGPGALGEAVLVKLMRVALLAPLVAAVAFSVRARRRGARTLSGRRPAPVPLFVAGFLAAAALRATGVLPDVALEWAHTAQELLLAAALFGLGSAVHLPTLSRTGGRAALLGLAAWVVVAGASYAGVLLTT
- a CDS encoding cysteine dioxygenase family protein, producing the protein MTTTTPARTTARTAALVSEIRTVVERGLAPDLTAYLVGERLAPHLGAPGLLTAEQREGRPDRYRQHVLHAEPDGSFSVVALVWLPGQETAIHDHVSWCVAGVHEGEESELRYRLVPATATTGARLVATEHVVNGPGEVCGFAPPGDIHKVRNSCRTKAISLHVYGADVVRLGSSVRRVYTLPTD